One window of Myxocyprinus asiaticus isolate MX2 ecotype Aquarium Trade chromosome 4, UBuf_Myxa_2, whole genome shotgun sequence genomic DNA carries:
- the LOC127436165 gene encoding ras-related protein Rab-14 codes for MATAPYNYSYIFKYIIIGDMGVGKSCLLHQFTEKKFMADCPHTIGVEFGTRIIEVSGQKIKLQIWDTAGQERFRAVTRSYYRGAAGALMVYDITRRSTYNHLSSWLTDARNLTNPNTVIILIGNKADLEAQRDVTYEEAKQFAEENGLLFLEASAKTGENVEDAFLEAAKKIYQNIQDGSLDLNAAESGVQHKPSAPQGGRLTSEPQPQREGCGC; via the exons ATGGCCACTGCACCCTACAACTACTCCTACATCTTCAAATACATCATCATCG GTGATATGGGTGTAGGGAAGTCCTGTTTGCTTCATCAGTTCACAGAAAAGAAGT TCATGGCAGACTGCCCACACACGATCGGCGTGGAGTTTGGCACTAGAATAATCGAGGTGAGCGGACAGAAGATCAAGCTGCAGATCTGGGACACGGCGGGACAGGAGCGATTCAGAGCGGTCACACGCAGCTACTACAGAGGAGCTGCAGGAGCGCTGATGGTGTATGACATCACCAG GAGAAGCACATACAATCACCTGAGCAGCTGGCTGACTGACGCCAGGAACCTCACCAACCCCAATACT GTGATCATACTGATAGGAAACAAAGCAGATCTTGAAGCGCAGCGAGACGTGACGTATGAAGAAGCAAAACAGTTTGCTGAAGAGAACG GTCTGTTGTTTCTGGAGGCCAGCGCAAAAAC AGGTGAGAACGTAGAGGACGCATTTCTGGAAGCAGCAAAGAAGATCTATCAGAACATACAGGACGGCAGTCTGGATCTGAACGCGGCTGAATCGGGCGTGCAGCACAAACCATCAGCGCCGCAGGGCGGGCGGCTCACCAGTGAACCACAGCCACAGAGAGAGGGGTGTGGCTGTTAA